The following are from one region of the Oncorhynchus masou masou isolate Uvic2021 chromosome 24, UVic_Omas_1.1, whole genome shotgun sequence genome:
- the dio1 gene encoding type I iodothyronine deiodinase, translating into MILIWKWFIYLSMPCLFCFAFMQFVFLTLLNLISRSLTKKLILKMGEKVTMTQNPKFKYEDWGPTFMSWNFVKTILGHMWTNVGQEAFVGNNAPDSPVITLDGKITSIYNYLNDNRPLVLSFGSCTUPPFMYKLCEFKQLVKDFGDVADFLVVYIAEAHSTDGWVFANNVDITKHRNQEERLAAAQFLVKEDPLCPIVVDEMKDTTASKYGAIPERLYVLQAGKVVYKGKIGPRGYSPEEVRSFLEKMK; encoded by the exons ATGATATTAATATGGAAATGGTTCATTTATCTGTCAATGCCATGTTTATTTTGCTTTGCGTTCATGCAATTTGTCTTTCTCACGCTTCTGAATTTGATTTCACGAAGCTTGACCAAGAAACTTATCTTGAAAATGGGCGAAAAGGTAACTATGACCCAGAATCCGAAGTTCAAGTATGAAGATTGGGGACCGACTTTTATGTCATGGAATTTTGTCAAGACCATCCTAGGGCACATGTGGACTAATGTCGGTCAAGAAGCTTTTGTGGGCAACAATGCTCCCGACTCACCAGTGATTACATTGGACGGCAAGATTACCAGTATCTACAACTATTTGAACG ACAACAGACCACTGGTGTTGAGTTTTGGAAGTTGTACCTGACCCCCGTTCATGTATAAACTTTGCGAGTTCAAGCAACTCGTCAAGGACTTCGGCGATGTGGCAGACTTCCTGGTGGTCTACATTGCCGAGGCGCATTCAACAG ACGGTTGGGTCTTTGCCAACAATGTTGACATTACTAAACACCGAAACCAGGAGGAGCGGCTGGCTGCAGCACAGTTCCTGGTCAAAGAGGACCCCCTGTGCCCCATTGTAGTGGATGAAATGAAAGACACCACAGCTAGTAAATATGGTGCTATTCCAGAGCGGCTGTATGTGCTGCAGGCAGGAAAAGTTGTTTATAAG GGAAAGATTGGGCCAAGAGGCTACAGCCCTGAGGAGGTGCGCTCTTTCCTGGAGAAAATGAAGTAG